A region of Diadema setosum chromosome 15, eeDiaSeto1, whole genome shotgun sequence DNA encodes the following proteins:
- the LOC140238801 gene encoding selenocysteine lyase-like, whose protein sequence is MASDSTKSKVYLDYNATTPLEPAVVEAVTNALTEAWGNPSSSYPQGQLAKQVINKARAQVAGMIGASPGDIIFTSGGTEANNLVIHTAIAHFKTCHQGNKNALDAGGPLKPHIITTNLEHDSIKLLLEHLIKEGIAEVTFVPASTKTGRVEVEAVMDAIRPATCLITIMHANNEIGVIQPVTEIFERVREEQKSHRGRKILLHTDAAQTIGKIEVNVSDLNVDYLTVVGHKFYGPRIGALYVKGGGADPPIYPMLFGGGQERNLRPGTENTGMIAGLGKAAELVTENIGKYESGMRAVRDYLEESILSAFGDTIHINGKFEGSQRIPNTCNVSFLGKNRQGRKLLSMVTSLQASVGAACHSHTGDRPSHILLAVGVSYDIATNALRLSVGRGTTFADIDRVVSDLKDVLKSIDAENGNS, encoded by the exons ATGGCTAGTGATTCAACGAAGTCAAA GGTGTACCTTGATTACAATGCCACAACACCCTTGGAGCCTGCTGTGGTAGAAGCTGTGACCAATGCACTGACCGAAGCATGGGGGAACCCCAGCAGTTCATATCCACAAG gtcagcTCGCTAAACAGGTCATCAACAAGGCCAGAGCACAGGTGGCAGGCATGATAGGGGCATCCCCTGGTGACATCATCTTCACATCTGGGGGCACAGAG GCAAACAATCTTGTAATACACACAGCTATCGCACATTTCAAGACCTGTCACCAGGGCAACAAAAATGCCCTTGATGCAGGGGGCCCTCTCAAGCCCCACATCATCACAACCAACCTGGAGCATGATTCTATCAAGCTTCTACTGGAGCATCTCATCAAAGAAGGGATTG CTGAAGTCACCTTTGTGCCAGCGTCCACCAAGACCGGTAGAGTAGAGGTGGAGGCAGTCATGGATGCCATCAGACCAGCCACTTGTCTCATCACCATCATGCATGCCAACAATGAGATTGGAGTGATACAG cCAGTGACGGAGATATTTGAGCGTGTGAGAGAAGAGCAGAAAAGCCACAGAGGGCGGAAGATTCTCTTGCACACAGATGCTGCCCAGACAATCGGCAAGATTGAAGTCAATGTTTCCGATCTGAATGTAGACTACCTGACCGTTGTCGGTCACAAG TTCTATGGCCCGAGGATTGGAGCCCTGTATGTGAAAGGGGGTGGAGCAGACCCACCCATCTACCCCATGCTCTTTGGAGGGGGTCAGGAGAGAAACCTCAGGCCTGG GACAGAGAATACTGGAATGATTGCAGGCTTGGGAAAG GCTGCAGAGCTTGTCACAGAAAATATTGGCAAATACGAGTCTGGAATGAGAGCAGTACGAGACTATCTTGAGGAGTCAATCTTG TCTGCCTTTGGCGATACGATTCACATCAATGGGAAGTTTGAAGGCAGCCAGCGAATTCCAAACACCTGTAACGTGTCTTTCTTGGGCAAAAATCGCCAAG GAAGAAAACTTCTCTCCATGGTGACCAGTCTTCAAGCCAGTGTAGGAGCAGCTTGTCACTCACATACTGGTGATAG ACCATCACACATCCTACTTGCCGTCGGTGTTTCGTATGACATTGCAACCAATGCTTTGAGACTCAGCGTTGGTCGAGGAACGACCTTTGCTGACATCGACAGGGTTGTCAGTGATCTCAAAGATGTCTTGAAGAGTATAGACGCCGAAAATGGGAATTCATGA